In one window of Echeneis naucrates chromosome 17, fEcheNa1.1, whole genome shotgun sequence DNA:
- the czib gene encoding CXXC motif containing zinc binding protein isoform X1 — protein MVKFGLQFKATLENVTNVRPLGDDFRWFLKVKCGNCGEVPDKWQYVTLVESVPLKGGRGSASMVQKCKLCSRENSIDILGDTIKAYNAEDNEIFKTMVQFECRGLEPVDFQPQAGFAAEGAESGTPFPEINLLEKDWTDYDEKTKESVGIYEVTHKFIKC, from the exons ATGGTG aaattTGGGCTCCAGTTTAAAGCCACTCTGGAAAATGTGACCAACGTGAGGCCGCTGGGCGACGACTTCCGCTGGTTCCTGAAG GTGAAATGTGGGAACTGTGGTGAGGTCCCAGATAAATGGCAGTATGTCACATTGGTG GAGAGTGTGCCGCtaaaaggaggaagaggcagTGCCAGCATGGTGCAGAAGTGTAAACTTTGTTCCCGGGAAAATTCAATTG ACATCCTTGGAGACACAATTAAAGCATATAAT GCTGAAGACAACGAAATCTTCAAAACAATGGTGCAGTTTGAGTGTCGAGGTCTAGAGCCCGTTGACTTTCAACCACAA GCTGGTTTTGCTGCAGAAGGAGCAGAGTCAGGGACACCATTTCCTGAAATCAATCTGCTAGAAAAG GACTGGACAGACTACGATGAGAAAACCAAGGAGTCAGTGGGGATTTATGAAGTCACACACAAGTTCATCAAGTGTTGA
- the scp2a gene encoding sterol carrier protein 2 isoform X2, producing the protein MAPAKNNNRVFVIGVGMTKFDKPGAQENRDYPDMAKEAGDSTCGQRAIYHSLGLTGIPIINVNNNCSTGSTALFMARQLVLGGLADCVLALGFEKMERGSLSSKYMDRTNPMDKHMEVMINRYGMVAAPAAPQMFGNAGREHMEKYGTKQEHFAKIAWKNHKHSTNNPYSQFQEEYSLEQVMNSRKVFDYLTLLQCCPTSDGAGAAVLASEAFVRKHHLENQAVEIVAQEMVTDLTSTFEENSCIKMVGYDMSRLAAKKCYEAAGLKPSDVDVVELHDCFSANELITYEALGLCPEGKAGELIDRGDNTYGGKFVVNPSGGLISKGHPLGATGLAQCAELCWQLRGQAGKRQVPGAKVALQHNIGLGGAVVVALYRMGFPQEARSRVAAVFTSSGSGLEGFKAYPVFKEIEKRLKEEGEQLVKKMGGVFAFKVKDGPDGKEGTWVVDVKSGKGSVTNDPDKKADCTISISDTDLLELMTGKLNPQMAFFKGKLKISGNMGMAMKLQNLQITPGKAKL; encoded by the exons ATGGCGCctgctaaaaacaacaacagggtGTTTGTGATCGGGGTGGGCATGACAAAG TTTGACAAACCTGGAGCCCAAGAGAACCGTGATTATCCTGACATGGCCAAGGAAGCAG GGGACTCCACGTGTGGGCAGAGGGCCATTTATCACAGCCTGGGTCTAACTGGGATCCCCATCATCAATGTCAATAATAATTGCTCTACAGGCTCTACTGCTCTCTTTATGGCACGGCAGCTGGTCCTTGGTG GCCTTGCTGACTGTGTGCTGGCCCTCGGGtttgagaagatggagaggGGCTCTTTGTCCTCAAAG TATATGGATAGGACCAATCCCATGGACAAGCACATGGAGGTTATGATCAACCGTTATGGGATGGTGGCAGCACCAGCTGCACCACAGATGTTTGGCAATGCTGGCAGGGAGCACATGGAGAAATATG GCACGAAACAGGAGCACTTTGCTAAAATCGCCTGGAAAAACCATAAGCATTCGACCAATAACCC CTACTCCCAGTTCCAAGAGGAGTACAGCTTGGAGCAGGTGATGAACTCAAGAAAGGTGTTCGACTACCTTACTCTACTCCAGTGTTG TCCGACATCAGATGGTGCTGGAGCAGCAGTTTTAGCCAGCGAGGCTTTTGTCAGGAAACACCATCTGGAGAACCAGGCAGTGGAGATTGTGGCCCAAGAGATGGTGACCGACCTCACCTCAACATTCGAAGAAAACAGCTGCATTAAGATG GTGGGGTACGACATGTCTCGGTTAGCAGCTAAAAAGTGTTATGAGGCTGCAGGTCTGAAGCCCagtgatgttgatgttgttgagcTGCACGACTGTTTCTCAGCCAATGAGCTCATCACATACGAGGCCCTGGGGCTGTGCCCCGAAG GTAAAGCTGGAGAGCTGATTGACAGAGGGGACAACACCTATGGAGGCAAGTTTGTTGTCAACCCCAGTGGTGGTCTCATCTCTAAAGGACATCCTCTGGGCGCCACAG GTCTGGCCCAGTGTGCAGAGCTGTGCTGGCAGCTCCGCGGTCAAGCAGGCAAGAGGCAGGTGCCCGGAGCAAAAGTGGCCTTGCAACACAACATTGGTTTAGGGGGAGCTGTAGTTGTTGCTCTGTACAGGATGGGATTTCCGCAGGAGGCCAG GTCTCGTGTTGCTGCGGTTTTCACCAGCTCAGGCAGCGGCCTGGAGGGGTTTAAAGCTTACCCTGTCTTCAAAGAGATTGAAAAGCGTTTAAAAGAG GAAGGAGAGCAGCTTGTCAAGAAAATGGGTGGAGTGTTTGCATTCAAAGTGAAGGATGGACCAGATGGGAAGGAAGGGACTTGGGTTGTGGATGTGAAAAGCGGGAAAGGGTCTGTCACCAATGATCCAG ATAAAAAAGCTGACTGCACCATTTCCATCAGTGACACAGACCTTCTGGAGCTGATGACAGGAAAGCTGAACCCACAAATG GcattttttaaaggaaagctGAAGATAAGTGGCAACATGGGCATGGCTATGAAGCTGCAGAACCTGCAGATCACACCAGGCAAGGCCAAACTGTGA
- the czib gene encoding CXXC motif containing zinc binding protein isoform X2, which yields MLASTAVCQISSHFTSSFNGNSVKCGNCGEVPDKWQYVTLVESVPLKGGRGSASMVQKCKLCSRENSIDILGDTIKAYNAEDNEIFKTMVQFECRGLEPVDFQPQAGFAAEGAESGTPFPEINLLEKDWTDYDEKTKESVGIYEVTHKFIKC from the exons atgctagcatcCACAGCAGTGTGTCAGATCAGCTCTCATTTCACTTCATCATTTAATGGGAACTCA GTGAAATGTGGGAACTGTGGTGAGGTCCCAGATAAATGGCAGTATGTCACATTGGTG GAGAGTGTGCCGCtaaaaggaggaagaggcagTGCCAGCATGGTGCAGAAGTGTAAACTTTGTTCCCGGGAAAATTCAATTG ACATCCTTGGAGACACAATTAAAGCATATAAT GCTGAAGACAACGAAATCTTCAAAACAATGGTGCAGTTTGAGTGTCGAGGTCTAGAGCCCGTTGACTTTCAACCACAA GCTGGTTTTGCTGCAGAAGGAGCAGAGTCAGGGACACCATTTCCTGAAATCAATCTGCTAGAAAAG GACTGGACAGACTACGATGAGAAAACCAAGGAGTCAGTGGGGATTTATGAAGTCACACACAAGTTCATCAAGTGTTGA
- the scp2a gene encoding sterol carrier protein 2 isoform X1: MAPAKNNNRVFVIGVGMTKFDKPGAQENRDYPDMAKEAGQKALADAGIPYSAIEQACVGYVYGDSTCGQRAIYHSLGLTGIPIINVNNNCSTGSTALFMARQLVLGGLADCVLALGFEKMERGSLSSKYMDRTNPMDKHMEVMINRYGMVAAPAAPQMFGNAGREHMEKYGTKQEHFAKIAWKNHKHSTNNPYSQFQEEYSLEQVMNSRKVFDYLTLLQCCPTSDGAGAAVLASEAFVRKHHLENQAVEIVAQEMVTDLTSTFEENSCIKMVGYDMSRLAAKKCYEAAGLKPSDVDVVELHDCFSANELITYEALGLCPEGKAGELIDRGDNTYGGKFVVNPSGGLISKGHPLGATGLAQCAELCWQLRGQAGKRQVPGAKVALQHNIGLGGAVVVALYRMGFPQEARSRVAAVFTSSGSGLEGFKAYPVFKEIEKRLKEEGEQLVKKMGGVFAFKVKDGPDGKEGTWVVDVKSGKGSVTNDPDKKADCTISISDTDLLELMTGKLNPQMAFFKGKLKISGNMGMAMKLQNLQITPGKAKL; encoded by the exons ATGGCGCctgctaaaaacaacaacagggtGTTTGTGATCGGGGTGGGCATGACAAAG TTTGACAAACCTGGAGCCCAAGAGAACCGTGATTATCCTGACATGGCCAAGGAAGCAG GTCAAAAGGCCTTAGCAGATGCTGGAATCCCATATTCAGCCATTGAACAAGCCTGTGTAGGATATGTGTATG GGGACTCCACGTGTGGGCAGAGGGCCATTTATCACAGCCTGGGTCTAACTGGGATCCCCATCATCAATGTCAATAATAATTGCTCTACAGGCTCTACTGCTCTCTTTATGGCACGGCAGCTGGTCCTTGGTG GCCTTGCTGACTGTGTGCTGGCCCTCGGGtttgagaagatggagaggGGCTCTTTGTCCTCAAAG TATATGGATAGGACCAATCCCATGGACAAGCACATGGAGGTTATGATCAACCGTTATGGGATGGTGGCAGCACCAGCTGCACCACAGATGTTTGGCAATGCTGGCAGGGAGCACATGGAGAAATATG GCACGAAACAGGAGCACTTTGCTAAAATCGCCTGGAAAAACCATAAGCATTCGACCAATAACCC CTACTCCCAGTTCCAAGAGGAGTACAGCTTGGAGCAGGTGATGAACTCAAGAAAGGTGTTCGACTACCTTACTCTACTCCAGTGTTG TCCGACATCAGATGGTGCTGGAGCAGCAGTTTTAGCCAGCGAGGCTTTTGTCAGGAAACACCATCTGGAGAACCAGGCAGTGGAGATTGTGGCCCAAGAGATGGTGACCGACCTCACCTCAACATTCGAAGAAAACAGCTGCATTAAGATG GTGGGGTACGACATGTCTCGGTTAGCAGCTAAAAAGTGTTATGAGGCTGCAGGTCTGAAGCCCagtgatgttgatgttgttgagcTGCACGACTGTTTCTCAGCCAATGAGCTCATCACATACGAGGCCCTGGGGCTGTGCCCCGAAG GTAAAGCTGGAGAGCTGATTGACAGAGGGGACAACACCTATGGAGGCAAGTTTGTTGTCAACCCCAGTGGTGGTCTCATCTCTAAAGGACATCCTCTGGGCGCCACAG GTCTGGCCCAGTGTGCAGAGCTGTGCTGGCAGCTCCGCGGTCAAGCAGGCAAGAGGCAGGTGCCCGGAGCAAAAGTGGCCTTGCAACACAACATTGGTTTAGGGGGAGCTGTAGTTGTTGCTCTGTACAGGATGGGATTTCCGCAGGAGGCCAG GTCTCGTGTTGCTGCGGTTTTCACCAGCTCAGGCAGCGGCCTGGAGGGGTTTAAAGCTTACCCTGTCTTCAAAGAGATTGAAAAGCGTTTAAAAGAG GAAGGAGAGCAGCTTGTCAAGAAAATGGGTGGAGTGTTTGCATTCAAAGTGAAGGATGGACCAGATGGGAAGGAAGGGACTTGGGTTGTGGATGTGAAAAGCGGGAAAGGGTCTGTCACCAATGATCCAG ATAAAAAAGCTGACTGCACCATTTCCATCAGTGACACAGACCTTCTGGAGCTGATGACAGGAAAGCTGAACCCACAAATG GcattttttaaaggaaagctGAAGATAAGTGGCAACATGGGCATGGCTATGAAGCTGCAGAACCTGCAGATCACACCAGGCAAGGCCAAACTGTGA
- the uck2b gene encoding uridine-cytidine kinase 2-B, producing the protein MAGDSEAQPGDRGEKAGVLRQPFLIGVSGGTASGKSSVCEKIMELLGQNKIDHHQRQVAILSQDSFYKVLTPEQKAKAGKGQFNFDHPDAFDNELIMQTLRQIMQGKTVNIPVYDFVTHSRKEEFITVYPADVVLFEGILMFYSQEIRDLFQMKLFVDTDPDTRLSRRVLRDISERGRELEQVLAQYITFVKPAFEEFCLPTKKYADVIIPRGADNLVAINLIVQHIQDILNGGLSKHHNGCINGHSTHRQRRTSESSSRPH; encoded by the exons ATGGCCGGGGACAGCGAGGCTCAGCCGGGGGACCGTGGCGAGAAAGCCGGCGTTCTTCGACAACCTTTTCTCATTGGGGTCTCCGGTGGCACCGCCAGCGGAAAG TCATCTGTATGTGAGAAAATTATGGAGCTGCTTGGGCAGAACAAGATTGACCACCACCAACGGCAGGTCGCGATCCTCAGCCAGGACAGCTTCTACAAGGTGCTGACTCCAGAGCAGAAAGCTAAGGCAGGAAAAGGCCAGTTCAACTTTGACCATCCAG aTGCATTTGACAATGAGCTGATCATGCAAACACTAAGACAGATCATGCAAGGGAAGACAGTCAATATACCCGTCTATGATTTTGTTACTCATTCCAG GAAAGAGGAGTTTATTACGGTGTATCCGGCTGATGTGGTCCTTTTTGAGGGTATCCTCATGTTCTACTCACAGGAAATCAGAGATCTGTTCCAGATGAAGCTGTTTGTTGACACAGATCCAGACACACGGCTCTCACGCCGAG TTTTAAGAGACATAAGTGAGCGTGGAAGAGAGCTGGAGCAAGTGCTGGCTCAGTACATTACTTTTGTGAAACCGGCATTTGAGGAATTCTGTTTACCT ACCAAGAAATATGCAGATGTTATTATTCCACGAGGAGCAGATAACCTTG TGGCCATCAACTTGATAGTACAGCACATCCAAGACATTCTGAATGGCGGGCTAAGCAAACATCACAATGGCTGCATAAATGGCCACAGCACTCACCGTCAGCGGCGTACCTCCGAGTCTAGCAGTCGGCCTCATTGA
- the scp2a gene encoding sterol carrier protein 2 isoform X3 has product MAPAKNNNRVFVIGVGMTKFDKPGAQENRDYPDMAKEAGQKALADAGIPYSAIEQACVGYVYGLADCVLALGFEKMERGSLSSKYMDRTNPMDKHMEVMINRYGMVAAPAAPQMFGNAGREHMEKYGTKQEHFAKIAWKNHKHSTNNPYSQFQEEYSLEQVMNSRKVFDYLTLLQCCPTSDGAGAAVLASEAFVRKHHLENQAVEIVAQEMVTDLTSTFEENSCIKMVGYDMSRLAAKKCYEAAGLKPSDVDVVELHDCFSANELITYEALGLCPEGKAGELIDRGDNTYGGKFVVNPSGGLISKGHPLGATGLAQCAELCWQLRGQAGKRQVPGAKVALQHNIGLGGAVVVALYRMGFPQEARSRVAAVFTSSGSGLEGFKAYPVFKEIEKRLKEEGEQLVKKMGGVFAFKVKDGPDGKEGTWVVDVKSGKGSVTNDPDKKADCTISISDTDLLELMTGKLNPQMAFFKGKLKISGNMGMAMKLQNLQITPGKAKL; this is encoded by the exons ATGGCGCctgctaaaaacaacaacagggtGTTTGTGATCGGGGTGGGCATGACAAAG TTTGACAAACCTGGAGCCCAAGAGAACCGTGATTATCCTGACATGGCCAAGGAAGCAG GTCAAAAGGCCTTAGCAGATGCTGGAATCCCATATTCAGCCATTGAACAAGCCTGTGTAGGATATGTGTATG GCCTTGCTGACTGTGTGCTGGCCCTCGGGtttgagaagatggagaggGGCTCTTTGTCCTCAAAG TATATGGATAGGACCAATCCCATGGACAAGCACATGGAGGTTATGATCAACCGTTATGGGATGGTGGCAGCACCAGCTGCACCACAGATGTTTGGCAATGCTGGCAGGGAGCACATGGAGAAATATG GCACGAAACAGGAGCACTTTGCTAAAATCGCCTGGAAAAACCATAAGCATTCGACCAATAACCC CTACTCCCAGTTCCAAGAGGAGTACAGCTTGGAGCAGGTGATGAACTCAAGAAAGGTGTTCGACTACCTTACTCTACTCCAGTGTTG TCCGACATCAGATGGTGCTGGAGCAGCAGTTTTAGCCAGCGAGGCTTTTGTCAGGAAACACCATCTGGAGAACCAGGCAGTGGAGATTGTGGCCCAAGAGATGGTGACCGACCTCACCTCAACATTCGAAGAAAACAGCTGCATTAAGATG GTGGGGTACGACATGTCTCGGTTAGCAGCTAAAAAGTGTTATGAGGCTGCAGGTCTGAAGCCCagtgatgttgatgttgttgagcTGCACGACTGTTTCTCAGCCAATGAGCTCATCACATACGAGGCCCTGGGGCTGTGCCCCGAAG GTAAAGCTGGAGAGCTGATTGACAGAGGGGACAACACCTATGGAGGCAAGTTTGTTGTCAACCCCAGTGGTGGTCTCATCTCTAAAGGACATCCTCTGGGCGCCACAG GTCTGGCCCAGTGTGCAGAGCTGTGCTGGCAGCTCCGCGGTCAAGCAGGCAAGAGGCAGGTGCCCGGAGCAAAAGTGGCCTTGCAACACAACATTGGTTTAGGGGGAGCTGTAGTTGTTGCTCTGTACAGGATGGGATTTCCGCAGGAGGCCAG GTCTCGTGTTGCTGCGGTTTTCACCAGCTCAGGCAGCGGCCTGGAGGGGTTTAAAGCTTACCCTGTCTTCAAAGAGATTGAAAAGCGTTTAAAAGAG GAAGGAGAGCAGCTTGTCAAGAAAATGGGTGGAGTGTTTGCATTCAAAGTGAAGGATGGACCAGATGGGAAGGAAGGGACTTGGGTTGTGGATGTGAAAAGCGGGAAAGGGTCTGTCACCAATGATCCAG ATAAAAAAGCTGACTGCACCATTTCCATCAGTGACACAGACCTTCTGGAGCTGATGACAGGAAAGCTGAACCCACAAATG GcattttttaaaggaaagctGAAGATAAGTGGCAACATGGGCATGGCTATGAAGCTGCAGAACCTGCAGATCACACCAGGCAAGGCCAAACTGTGA
- the scp2a gene encoding sterol carrier protein 2 isoform X4, producing the protein MAPAKNNNRVFVIGVGMTKFDKPGAQENRDYPDMAKEAGQKALADAGIPYSAIEQACVGYVYGDSTCGQRAIYHSLGLTGIPIINVNNNCSTGSTALFMARQLVLGGLADCVLALGFEKMERGSLSSKYMDRTNPMDKHMEVMINRYGMVAAPAAPQMFGNAGREHMEKYGTKQEHFAKIAWKNHKHSTNNPYSQFQEEYSLEQVMNSRKVFDYLTLLQCCPTSDGAGAAVLASEAFVRKHHLENQAVEIVAQEMVTDLTSTFEENSCIKMVGYDMSRLAAKKCYEAAGLKPSDVDVVELHDCFSANELITYEALGLCPEGKAGELIDRGDNTYGGKFVVNPSGGLISKGHPLGATVLFVKL; encoded by the exons ATGGCGCctgctaaaaacaacaacagggtGTTTGTGATCGGGGTGGGCATGACAAAG TTTGACAAACCTGGAGCCCAAGAGAACCGTGATTATCCTGACATGGCCAAGGAAGCAG GTCAAAAGGCCTTAGCAGATGCTGGAATCCCATATTCAGCCATTGAACAAGCCTGTGTAGGATATGTGTATG GGGACTCCACGTGTGGGCAGAGGGCCATTTATCACAGCCTGGGTCTAACTGGGATCCCCATCATCAATGTCAATAATAATTGCTCTACAGGCTCTACTGCTCTCTTTATGGCACGGCAGCTGGTCCTTGGTG GCCTTGCTGACTGTGTGCTGGCCCTCGGGtttgagaagatggagaggGGCTCTTTGTCCTCAAAG TATATGGATAGGACCAATCCCATGGACAAGCACATGGAGGTTATGATCAACCGTTATGGGATGGTGGCAGCACCAGCTGCACCACAGATGTTTGGCAATGCTGGCAGGGAGCACATGGAGAAATATG GCACGAAACAGGAGCACTTTGCTAAAATCGCCTGGAAAAACCATAAGCATTCGACCAATAACCC CTACTCCCAGTTCCAAGAGGAGTACAGCTTGGAGCAGGTGATGAACTCAAGAAAGGTGTTCGACTACCTTACTCTACTCCAGTGTTG TCCGACATCAGATGGTGCTGGAGCAGCAGTTTTAGCCAGCGAGGCTTTTGTCAGGAAACACCATCTGGAGAACCAGGCAGTGGAGATTGTGGCCCAAGAGATGGTGACCGACCTCACCTCAACATTCGAAGAAAACAGCTGCATTAAGATG GTGGGGTACGACATGTCTCGGTTAGCAGCTAAAAAGTGTTATGAGGCTGCAGGTCTGAAGCCCagtgatgttgatgttgttgagcTGCACGACTGTTTCTCAGCCAATGAGCTCATCACATACGAGGCCCTGGGGCTGTGCCCCGAAG GTAAAGCTGGAGAGCTGATTGACAGAGGGGACAACACCTATGGAGGCAAGTTTGTTGTCAACCCCAGTGGTGGTCTCATCTCTAAAGGACATCCTCTGGGCGCCACAG TCTTATTTGTAAAGCTCTGA